The genomic DNA GCGAGataacagaacattcaaacaagcgcttgaatccggaatatagagctgaagagcaggaacgcaacaccgcagaacactcaattagacgaacgaatcctgaatacagagcagcggagcaggagcgaggcacagtagaacattcgaacagacgaatgaatcctgaatacagagcagcggagtagGAGCGAGATACagtagaacattcaaacagacgaatgaatcctgaatacagaatagcggagcaggagtgCGACATAACAGTACATCAAACAGACGAAAAATCCCGAATacagagcaggagcgcgacacagtaAGACATTCGAAGCGGCGGTTGTATCCGGAATATAGCACTGAAAATCAAGAACATAACAcagcagaacattcaaacagacgaatgaatcctgaatacagaacaGCGAAGCAGGagggcgacacaacagaacattcaaacaggcgcttgaatccggaatatagagctgaagagcagaaacgcaacaccgcagaacactcaattagacgaacgaatcctgaatacagagcagcggagtaggagcgagacacagtagaacatttgaacagacgaatgaatcctgaatacagaatagcggagcaggagtgcgacacaacagaacatcaaacaggcgcttgaatccggaatacagagctgaagagcagaaacgcaacaccgcagaacactcaattagacgaacgaatcctgaatacagagcagcggagcaggagcgagacacagtaggacattcgaacagacgaatgaatcccgaATACAGAATAGCGAAGCAGGAGCGCGAGataacagaacattcaaacaagcgcttgaatccggaatatagatcTGAAGAGCAGGAatgtaacaccgcagaacactcaaacagacgaatgaatcctgaatacagagcagcggagcaggagcgcgacacaacagaacattcgaacagacgaatgaatcccgaATACAGAGCAGAAGCGCGACAAAGTAgcacattcgaacaggcgcttgaatccggaatgtAGAGTGAAAAGCAggaacgtaacaccgcagaacactcaattagacgattGAATCCTGAATagagagcagcggagcaggaccgagacacagtaggacattcgaacaggcgcttgaatccggaatatagagctgaagagcaggaacgtaacaccgcagaacactcaaacagacgaatgaataatgaatacagagcagcggagcaggagcgcgacacaacagaacattcgaacagacgaatgaatcccgaatgcagagcaggagcgcgacacagtagGAAATTCGAACAGGAGCTTGAATTCGgtatatagagctgaagagcaggaaggcaacaccgcagaacactcaattagacgaatgaatcctgagtACAGAGCAGCgtagcaggaacgcaacaccgcagaacactcaattagacgaatgaatcctgaatacagagcagcggagcaggagcgcgtcACAACAGAACATTCGGATAGACGAACGAATCCCGAATACAGAGCAGTAGcgcgacacagtaggacattcgaacaggcgcttgaatccaaAATATAGTGTGAAAAGCAggaacgtaacaccgcagaacactcaattagacgattgaatcctgaatacagagcagcggagcaggagcgaggcacagtagaacattcgaacagacgaatgaatcctgaatacagagcagcggcgtaggagcgagacacagtagaacattcaaacagacgaatgaatcctgaatacagaatagcggagcaggagtgCGACACAACAGTACATCAAACAGACGAAAAATCTCGAATACAGAGCAGGAGCGCGAgacagtaggacattcgaagcGGCGGTTGTATCCGGAATATAGCACTGAAAATCAAgaacgtaacaccgcagaacactcaattagacgattaaatcctgaatacagagcagcggagcaggagcgaggcacagtagaacattcgaacagacgaatgaatcctgaatacagagcagcggagtaggagcgagacacagtagaacattcaaacatactaatgaatcctgaatacagaatagcggagcaggagtgcgacacaacagtacatcaaacagacgaaaaatcccgaatacatagcaggagcgcgacacagtaggacattcgaagcAGCGGTTGTATCCGGAATATAGCACTGAAAATCAAGAACATAACAcagcagaacattcaaacagacgaatgactCCTAAATACAgaacagcggagcaggagcgaggcacagtagaacattcgaacagacgaatgaatcctgaatacagagcagcggagtaggagcgaggcacagtagaacattcgaacagacgaatgaatcctgaatacagagcagcggagtaggagcgagacacagtagaacattcaaacagacgaatgaatcctgaatacagaatagcggagcaggagtgCGACACAACAGTACATCAAACAGACGAAAAATCACGAATacagagcaggagcgcgacacagtaggacattcgaagcGGCGGTTGTATCCGGAATATAGCACTGAAAATCAAgaacgtaacaccgcagaacactcaattagacgattaaatcctgaatacagagcagcggagcaggagcgaggcacagtagaacattctaacagacgaatgaatcctgaatacagagcagcggagtaggagcgagacacagtagaacattcaaacagacgaatgaatcccgaatacagagcaggagcgcgacacagtaAGACATTCGAAGCGGCGGTTGTATCCGGAATATAGCACTGAAAATCAAGAACATAACACagtagaacattcaaacagacgaatgaatcctgaatacagaacaGCGAAGCAGGagggcgacacaacagaacattcaaacaggcgcttgaatccggaatatagagctgaagagcagaaacgcaacaccgcagaacactcaattagacgaacgaatcctgaatacagagcagcggagtaggagcgagacacagtagaacatttgaacagacgaatgaatcctgaatacagaatagcggagcaggagtgcgacacaacagaacatcaaacaggcgcttgaatccggaatacagagctgaagagcagaaacgcaacaccgcagaacactcaattagacgaacgaatcctgaatacagagcagcggagcaggagcgagacacagtaggacattcgaacagacgaatgaatcccgaATACAGAATAGCGAAGCAGGAGCGCGAGataacagaacattcaaacaagcgcttgaatccggaatatagatcTGAAGAGCAGGAatgtaacaccgcagaacactcaaacagacgaatgaatcctgaatacagagcagcggagcaggagcgcgacacaacagaacattcgaacagacgaatgaatcccgaATACAGAGCAGAAGCGCGACAAAGTAgcacattcgaacaggcgcttgaatccggaatgtAGAGTAAAAAGCAggaacgtaacaccgcagaacactcaattagacgattGAATCCTGAATagagagcagcggagcaggaccgagacacagtaggacattcgaacaggcgcttgaatccggaatatagagctgaagagcaggaacgtaacaccgcagaacactcaaacagacgaatgaataatgaatacagagcagcggagcaggagcgcgacacaacagaacattcgaacagacgaatgaatcccgaatgcagagcaggagcgcgacacagtagGAAATTCGAACAGGAGCTTGAATTCGgcatatagagctgaagagcaggaacgcaacaccgcagaacactcaattagacgaacGAATCCTGAGTACAGAGCAGCGTAGCAGCAAagcaacaccgcagaacactcaattagacgaatgaatcctgaatacagagcagcggagcaggagcgcgacacgaCAGAACATTCGGATAGACGAATGAATCCCGAATATAGAGCAGTAGcgcgacacagtaggacattcgaacaggcgcttgaatcccaAATATAGTGTCAATAGCAggaacgtaacaccgcagaacactcaattagacgattGAATCCttaatacagagcagcggagcaggagcgaggcacagtagaacattcgaacagacgaatgaatcctgaatacagagcagcggagtaggagcgagacacagtagaacattcaaacagacgaatgaatcctgaataaaGAATAGCAAAGCAGGAGTGCGACACAACAGTACATCAAACAGACGAAAAATCCCGAATACAGAGCAGGAGCGggacacagtaggacattcgaagcGGAGGTTGTATCCGGAATATAGCACTGAAAATCAAgaacgtaacaccgcagaacactcaattagacgattgaatcctgaatacagagcagcggagcaggagcgaggcacagtagaacattcgaacaggcgaatgaatcctgaatacagaatagcggagcaggagtgcgacacaacagtacatcaaacagacgaaaaatcccgaatacagagcaggagcgcgacacagtaggacattcgaagcAGCGGTTGTATCCGGAATATAGCACTGAAAATCAAGAACATAACAcagcagaacattcaaacagacgaatgaatcctgaatacagaacaACGGAGCAGGagggcgacacaacagaacattcaaataggcgcttgaatccggaacatagagctgaagagcagcaaCGCAACACCGCAGATCACTCAATAAGACgaacgaatcctgaatacagagcagcggagcaggagcgagacacagtaggacattcgaacagacgaatgaatcttgaatacagaatagcgaaGCAGGCGCGCGAGataacagaacattcaaacaagcgcttgaatccggaatatagagctgaagagcaggaacgcaacaccgcagaacactcaattagacgaacgaatcctgaatacagaacaACGGAGCAGGagggcgacacaacagaacattcaaataggcgcttgaatccggaacatagagctgaagagcagcaaCGCAACACCGCAGATCACTCAATAAGACgaacgaatcctgaatacagaacaACGGAGCAGGagggcgacacaacagaacattcaaataggcgcttgaatccggaacatagagctgaagagcagcaaCGCAACACCGCAGATCACTCAATAAGACgaacgaatcctgaatacagagcagcggagcaggagcgagacacagtaggacattcgaacagacgaatgaatcttgaatacagaatagcgaaGCAGGAGCGCGAGataacagaacattcaaacaagcgcttgaatccggaatatagagctgaagagcaggaacgcaacgccgcagaacactcaattagacgaacgaatcctgaatacagagcagcggagcaggagcgagacacagtaggacattcgaacagacgaatgaatcttgaatacagaatagcgaaGCAGGAGCGCGAGataacagaacattcaaacaagcGCTTGAATcgggaatatagagctgaagagcaggaacgcaacaccgcagaacactcaattagacgaacgaatcctgaatacagagcagcggagcaggagcgaggcacagtagaacattcgaacagacgaatgaatcctgaatacagagcagtggagtaggagcgagacacagtataacattcaaacagacgaatgaatcctgaatacagaatagcggagcaggagtgcgacacaacagtacatcaaacagacgaaaaatcccgaatacagagcaggagcgcgacacagtaggacattcgaagcGGCGGTTGTATCCGGAATATAGCACTGAAAATCAAGAACATAACAtagcagaacattcaaacagacgaatgaatcttgaatacagaatagcgaaGCAGGAGCGTGAGATAACAGAACATTTAAAcaagcgcttgaatccggaatatagagttgaagagcaggaacgcaacaccgcagaacactcaattagacgaacgaatcctgaatacagagcagcggagcaggagcgaagcacagtagaacattcgaacagacgaatgaatcctgaatacagagcagcggagtaggagcgagacacagtagaacattcaaacagacgaatgaatcctgaatacagaatagcgaagcaggagtgcgacacaacagtacatcaaacagacgaaaaatcccgaatacagagcaggagcgcgacacagtaggacatCCGAAGCGGCGGTTGTATCCGGAATATAGCACTGAAAATCAAGAACATAACAtagcagaacattcaaacagacgaatgaatcttgaatacagaatagcgaaGCAGGAGCGCGAGataacagaacattcaaacaagcgcttgaatccggaatatagagctgaagagcaggaacgcaacaccgcagaacactcaattagacgaacgaatcctgaatacagagcagcggagcaggagcgagacacagtagaacattcgaacagacgaatgaatcctgaatacagagcagtggagtaggagcgagacacagtataacattcaaacagacgaatgaatcctgaatacagaacagcggagcaggagggcgacacaacagaacattcaagCAGGTGTTCTACGGTGTTGCGTGCCAGCTCTTCGGCTCTATATTCCGGaatcaagcgcctgtttgaatgttctgttgtgtcgcactcgtgctccgctattctgtattcaggattcattcgtctgttcgaatgttctactgtgtctcgctcctacTCCGCTGCTCTTTATTCAGGATTCGAtcgtctgtttgagtgttctACGGTGTTGCGTGCcagctcttcagctctatattccggaatcaagcgcctgtttgaatgttctgttgtgtcgcactcctgctccgctattctgttttcaggattcattcgtctgtttgaatgttctgcggtgttatggTCTTGcttttcagctctatattccggattcaagcgcctgttcgaatgttcttttgtgtcgcgctcctgctccgctgctctgtattcaggattcattcgtctgtttgagtgttctACGGTGTTGCATGCcagctcttcagctctatattccggaatcaagcgcctgtttgaatgttctgttgtgtcgcactcctgctccgctattctgtattcaggattcattcgtctgtttgaatgttctgcggtgttatggTCTTGCTTTTCAGcactatattccggattcaagcgcctgttcgaatgttctgttgtgtcgcgctcctgctccgctgctctgtattcaggattcattcgtctgtttgagtgttctgcggtgttacgtttctgctcttcagctctatattccggattcaagcgcctgtttgaatgttctgttgtgtcgccatcctgctccgctattctgtattcaggattcattcgtctgtttgaatgttctgcggtgttatgttcttgctcttcagctctatattccggattcaagcgcctgtttgaatgttctgttgtgtcgccgtcctgctccgctattctcattcgtctgtttgaatgttctgcggtgttatggTCTTGcttttcagctctatattccggattcaagcgcctgtttgaatgttctgttgtgtcgccatcctgctccgctattctcattcgtctgtttgaatgttctgcggtgttatggTCTTGcttttcagctctatattccggattcaagcgcctgttcgaatgttctactgtgtctcgctcctgctccgctgctctgtattcaggattcattcgtctgtttgagtgttctgcggtgttacgttcctgctcttcagctctatgtttcgtattcaagcgcctgtttgaatgttctgttgtgtcgccatcctgctccgctattctcattcgtctgtttgaatgttctgcggtgttatggTCTTGcttttcagctctatattccggattcaagcgcctgttcgaatgttctgttgtgtcgcgctcctgctccgctgcttcgctgctctgtattcaggattcattcgtctgtttgagtgttctACGGTGTTACGtttctgctcttcagctctttattccggattcaagcgcctgtttgaatggtCTGTTGTGTCGCCatcctgctccgctattctgtattcaggattcatt from Bactrocera oleae isolate idBacOlea1 chromosome 3, idBacOlea1, whole genome shotgun sequence includes the following:
- the LOC138856063 gene encoding golgin subfamily A member 6-like protein 22; the encoded protein is MNFEYRIANQEREITEHSNKRLNPEYRAEEQERNTAEHSIRRTNPEYRAAEQERGTVEYSNRRMNPEYRIAEQECDTTVHQTDEKSRIQSRSATQAAEQERDTVGHSNRRMNPEYRIAKQEREITEHSNKRLNPEYRSEEQECNTAEHSNRRMNPEYRAAEQERDTTEHSNRRMNPEYRAEARQSSTFEQALESGIAAEQERDTVGHSNRRMNPEYRIAKQEREITEHSNKRLNPEYRSEEQECNTAEHSNRRMNPEYRAAEQERDTTEHSNRRMNPEYRAEARQSSTFEQALESGIAAEQERDTVGHSNRRMNPEYRIAKQEREITEHSNKRLNPEYRSEEQECNTAEHSNRRMNPEYRAAEQERDTTEHSNRRMNPEYRAEARQSSTFEQALESGM
- the LOC138856064 gene encoding golgin subfamily A member 6-like protein 25, translated to MNPEYRAAEQERDTTEHSDRRMNPEYRAVARHKQERDTVGHSKQRLYPEYSTENQEHNTAEHSNRRMNPEYRTTEQEGDTTEHSNRRLNPEHRAEEQQRNTADHSIRRTNPEYRAAEQERDTVGHSNRRMNLEYRIAKQAREITEHSNKRLNPEYRAEEQERNTAEHSIRRTNPEYRTTEQEGDTTEHSNRRLNPEHRAEEQQRNTADHSIRRTNPEYRTTEQEGDTTEHSNRRLNPEHRAEEQQRNTADHSIRRTNPEYRAAEQERDTNSGAGGRHNRTFKQVFYGVACQLFGSIFRNQAPV
- the LOC138856065 gene encoding uncharacterized protein, whose protein sequence is MNPEYRIAEQECDTTEHSNRRLIPEYRAEELACNTVEHSNRRMNPEYRAAEQERDTKEHSNRRLNPEYRAEKQDHNTAEHSNRRMNPENRIAEQECDTTEHSNRRLIPEYRAEELARNTVEHSNRRSNPE